One Halalkalicoccus subterraneus genomic window carries:
- a CDS encoding GcvT family protein, with translation MTAETLPQNAGTVIVGAGCVGCSAAYHLAEQGREDIVVVDQGPLFETGGSTSHAPGLVFQTAENELMSRLAQYTVDLYGEFDSFADCGGIEVAYTDERWDYLKRKREYGRSWGIEGGELLSADEVADRIPQIDPSVIHGGYHVPSDGKAHAVNASETMAHAAEDRGAADFYGHTTVTDIETNGGEVEAVVTDNGRIECEEVLVATNIWGPLFGGMVDVDVPLVPCAHQYLVSEPMEELADASQELEQPILRHQDYSMYFRQHGESYGIGSYDHESLLVDPEDIRAPEEAEEMPSIREFTEEHFYEPTHPDIDKSAYDAARELVPAFEDCGFERAFNGMFSFTPDGMPILGETEEIDGLWWALAVWVTQSGGVGSVVASWMDEGVPRLDGENVDISGAHLERFQPHSGSRAFSYARGGQQYQEVYQLIHPNEQPQNQRELRRSPFYERQKELGAEFYESGGWEVPQWYEANESLLSEYEVPERSGWLAEGWSPIQGAEHQAVRENVGIYDLSRYTGIEITGENALEFVQRLFANDLDSDVGQVRYTPMLNEDGGVLADMAVTRLGEDRFVATTGGGASATEHTRWIREHAPDEGVDIDAHVSDQCGLGVWGPKAREVLQPLTDEDLSNDSFGYFRAKEFYIDSIPVLALRVSYVGELGWELYAPTEYGGRLWDLIWEQGQEHDMIALGNGAFLGSLRLEKGYRLWGTDLTPEHDPYEAGIGFAVDTDKEEFIGREALVEAKESDLEREIVPMTLDDSGEVVDGGKPILDGEEVLGHVKAADYGYSIDAGIVYGYLPPEYAETGTTLDIEFEGERYPATVAEEPLFDPDREKIIR, from the coding sequence ATGACCGCCGAGACACTCCCGCAGAACGCGGGGACCGTCATCGTCGGGGCCGGCTGCGTCGGCTGTAGCGCCGCCTACCACCTCGCCGAGCAGGGACGCGAGGACATCGTCGTCGTCGATCAGGGCCCGCTGTTCGAGACGGGCGGATCGACTTCCCACGCCCCGGGGCTGGTCTTCCAGACCGCCGAGAACGAACTGATGAGTCGGCTCGCCCAGTACACCGTCGACCTCTACGGTGAGTTCGACAGTTTTGCGGACTGCGGCGGTATCGAGGTCGCTTACACCGACGAGCGCTGGGACTACCTGAAACGAAAGCGCGAGTACGGCCGCTCGTGGGGGATCGAGGGCGGCGAACTGCTCTCGGCCGACGAAGTCGCGGATCGGATCCCGCAGATCGATCCCTCAGTGATCCACGGCGGCTACCACGTCCCCAGTGACGGCAAGGCCCACGCGGTCAACGCCTCCGAGACGATGGCCCACGCAGCCGAGGACCGGGGCGCAGCCGACTTCTACGGCCACACTACCGTTACGGACATCGAAACCAACGGTGGGGAAGTCGAAGCCGTGGTCACGGACAACGGCCGGATCGAGTGTGAGGAGGTGCTCGTGGCGACGAACATCTGGGGGCCGTTGTTCGGCGGGATGGTCGACGTCGACGTTCCGCTGGTTCCCTGTGCCCACCAGTACCTCGTGAGCGAACCCATGGAGGAACTCGCGGACGCGAGCCAGGAACTCGAACAGCCGATTCTGCGCCATCAGGACTACTCGATGTACTTCCGCCAGCACGGCGAGTCCTACGGTATCGGTTCGTATGATCACGAATCACTGCTCGTGGATCCCGAGGACATCCGCGCGCCCGAGGAGGCCGAGGAGATGCCCTCGATCCGGGAATTTACCGAGGAGCACTTCTACGAACCGACCCATCCCGATATCGACAAGTCCGCCTACGATGCCGCCCGCGAACTCGTGCCCGCCTTCGAAGATTGCGGGTTCGAGCGCGCCTTTAACGGGATGTTCTCATTTACCCCCGACGGAATGCCAATCCTCGGTGAGACCGAGGAAATCGACGGGCTGTGGTGGGCGCTCGCGGTCTGGGTCACCCAGTCGGGCGGCGTCGGCAGCGTCGTCGCCTCGTGGATGGACGAGGGCGTTCCCCGCCTTGACGGGGAGAACGTCGACATCAGCGGCGCGCACCTCGAACGGTTCCAGCCCCACTCGGGCAGTCGGGCGTTCTCCTACGCCCGCGGGGGACAGCAGTACCAGGAAGTGTATCAGTTGATCCACCCGAACGAACAGCCCCAGAACCAGCGCGAGCTCAGACGCAGTCCGTTTTACGAGCGCCAGAAGGAATTGGGCGCGGAGTTCTACGAATCGGGCGGCTGGGAGGTACCTCAGTGGTACGAGGCCAACGAATCCCTCCTCTCGGAGTACGAGGTGCCCGAACGGTCGGGCTGGCTGGCGGAAGGCTGGTCGCCGATCCAGGGGGCCGAGCACCAAGCCGTGCGGGAGAACGTCGGAATCTACGACCTCTCGCGCTACACGGGCATCGAGATCACCGGCGAAAACGCATTGGAGTTCGTCCAGCGGTTGTTCGCAAACGACCTCGACAGCGACGTTGGCCAGGTCCGCTACACCCCGATGCTCAATGAGGACGGTGGGGTATTAGCGGACATGGCGGTTACCCGGCTGGGCGAGGACCGCTTCGTCGCCACGACCGGCGGCGGCGCCTCGGCGACCGAGCACACCCGCTGGATCCGCGAGCACGCACCCGACGAGGGGGTCGATATCGACGCCCACGTCTCGGATCAGTGCGGGCTGGGCGTCTGGGGGCCCAAAGCGAGGGAGGTGCTCCAGCCGCTCACCGACGAGGACCTCTCGAACGATTCCTTTGGGTACTTCCGCGCCAAGGAGTTCTACATCGATTCGATTCCAGTGCTCGCGCTGCGGGTCTCGTACGTCGGCGAGCTCGGCTGGGAGCTCTACGCACCCACGGAGTACGGCGGTCGGCTCTGGGACCTCATCTGGGAGCAGGGCCAAGAACACGACATGATCGCGCTCGGAAACGGCGCGTTCCTCGGCTCCCTTCGGTTAGAAAAGGGCTATCGCCTGTGGGGGACCGACCTCACACCCGAGCACGACCCCTACGAGGCGGGGATCGGCTTCGCGGTCGATACCGACAAAGAGGAGTTCATCGGCCGCGAGGCGCTCGTCGAGGCGAAGGAGTCGGATCTCGAGAGGGAGATCGTCCCGATGACGCTCGATGACTCGGGCGAAGTCGTCGACGGGGGCAAACCGATCCTTGACGGGGAGGAGGTCCTTGGCCACGTGAAGGCCGCCGACTACGGCTACAGCATCGACGCGGGCATCGTCTACGGCTACCTGCCGCCCGAGTATGCGGAGACCGGCACCACACTCGACATCGAGTTCGAGGGCGAGCGCTACCCGGCGACGGTCGCCGAGGAGCCGCTGTTCGACCCCGACCGGGAGAAGATCATCCGCTGA
- the ilvA gene encoding threonine ammonia-lyase, with amino-acid sequence MVGVSFADIEAAGDRLDDESVVKRTPVERSTSLGGMVDAEVYLKMEHLQWTGSFKTRGAYNKLSQAVAAGNVEHAVAASAGNHAQGVALAATTLGIDSTIVMPKTAPQTKIDATRGYGATVELHGKDFREAMAHAKELASGGDSTFVHAYDDPDIVAGQGTLGVEMVGDCPDVDTVIVPIGGGGLISGISLAFSELAPDVRIVGVQAEAAATVPKSLDKGIPQTLDSVDTIADGIATGGVSELTLGLIEEHVDEVLTVSDDEIAQAILLLLERAKQLVEGAGAAGVAALLSDELDVRGETVMPLLCGGNLDMPMLQTVLVHAMTDRQQLLNLRVHIDDQPGRMAELSRVIADHDANIRDVRHERAVEDLNVGDAYLVFRLVTSGSSHSRAITEAIENRGYTVEIVNAS; translated from the coding sequence ATGGTGGGTGTCAGCTTCGCGGACATCGAGGCCGCCGGGGATCGACTCGACGACGAGAGTGTCGTCAAACGCACGCCCGTCGAGCGGAGCACCTCCTTGGGAGGGATGGTCGACGCCGAGGTCTATCTGAAGATGGAGCACCTCCAGTGGACGGGCTCGTTCAAGACCCGCGGTGCGTACAACAAGCTCTCACAGGCGGTCGCCGCAGGCAACGTCGAACACGCGGTCGCCGCGAGCGCGGGCAACCATGCCCAGGGGGTTGCGCTGGCGGCGACGACCCTAGGAATCGACTCGACCATCGTCATGCCGAAGACGGCCCCGCAGACGAAGATCGACGCCACCCGCGGTTACGGTGCGACGGTCGAACTCCACGGCAAGGACTTCCGGGAGGCGATGGCTCACGCGAAGGAACTCGCCTCCGGTGGCGACTCGACGTTCGTCCATGCCTACGACGACCCCGACATCGTCGCCGGGCAGGGCACGCTGGGAGTGGAGATGGTCGGGGACTGTCCCGACGTCGACACCGTCATCGTTCCCATCGGCGGGGGCGGACTGATCTCGGGGATCTCGCTGGCGTTTTCGGAACTCGCGCCTGACGTCCGGATCGTCGGCGTCCAGGCCGAGGCGGCCGCAACGGTACCGAAGAGCCTCGATAAGGGGATCCCACAGACGCTCGATTCGGTCGACACCATCGCCGACGGGATCGCGACGGGTGGGGTTTCGGAGCTCACCCTCGGGCTCATCGAGGAGCACGTCGACGAGGTCCTCACAGTCTCGGACGACGAGATCGCACAAGCGATCCTGTTGTTGCTCGAACGCGCGAAACAGCTCGTCGAGGGTGCCGGTGCGGCCGGGGTCGCGGCGCTGTTGAGCGACGAGCTCGACGTGCGCGGCGAGACCGTCATGCCGCTTTTGTGTGGCGGGAACCTCGACATGCCGATGCTTCAGACGGTGCTCGTCCACGCGATGACGGACCGCCAGCAGCTGTTGAACCTCCGGGTTCACATCGACGACCAGCCCGGTCGGATGGCCGAACTCTCCCGAGTGATCGCCGACCACGACGCGAACATCCGGGACGTGCGCCACGAGCGGGCGGTCGAGGACCTCAACGTCGGCGACGCCTACCTCGTCTTCCGGCTCGTCACCAGCGGGTCGAGCCACTCACGGGCGATCACCGAGGCCATCGAGAACCGCGGTTACACCGTCGAGATCGTCAACGCGAGCTGA
- a CDS encoding BCCT family transporter, whose protein sequence is MADSDSDSLQQDVFYADTDHEPGDDNVQKWGFDVHPVVFGVSTGLILLFVVLTLLFQEQAASVFTQTQASIAEYMGWFYILCANVFIAVVLYFGLGKYGSIRIGGPTQEPEFSDFSWLSMLFSAGMGIGLMFWSVGEPVFHYSAPPFGEAETAAAAETSMVATYYHWGIHPWAIYGLVALGLAFYAYNRGLPLTFRSLFWPLLGERIYDWPGHLVDTLAVFATVFGLATSLGLGAQQINAGLNIISEGFLPMTIPVETSVQVVLIAAITACAVVSVWAGLDKGVRRLSQLNVYLMFTLLGAIVIIGPTLFVFDTFVQTLGSYLSRLPELAFWTASYEGGSDGWQAAWTIFYWGWWIAWSPFVGMFIARISKGRTVREFVLAVLILPALFSFIWMSAFGGTALHFELFTESSIIAAVQESEAVAMFELFALLPLTLVLSVVAIVLVVSFFVTSSDSGSLVLGSITAGGQDDATRNLRVSWAVFEGILAAVLLIGGGLSALQTASIATGLPFAIVLLFICYTLWIGLKSEHRLLQSREVERRIRSMDDDALPGSESNSGAAPTDDD, encoded by the coding sequence ATGGCTGACAGCGATTCTGACTCGCTTCAGCAGGACGTTTTCTACGCCGATACCGACCACGAACCGGGCGACGACAACGTTCAGAAATGGGGATTCGACGTTCATCCGGTCGTCTTCGGCGTCTCCACCGGACTGATCCTTCTGTTCGTCGTGTTGACTCTGTTGTTCCAAGAGCAGGCGGCGTCGGTGTTCACACAGACCCAAGCCAGTATCGCCGAGTACATGGGCTGGTTCTACATCCTCTGTGCGAACGTGTTCATCGCGGTCGTGCTGTATTTCGGTCTCGGAAAGTACGGAAGCATTCGGATCGGCGGCCCCACCCAGGAGCCGGAGTTCAGCGATTTCTCCTGGCTGTCCATGCTCTTCAGCGCGGGCATGGGAATCGGCCTCATGTTCTGGAGCGTCGGCGAACCGGTCTTTCACTACAGCGCACCGCCCTTCGGCGAGGCCGAAACCGCCGCGGCGGCCGAGACGTCGATGGTCGCGACGTATTACCACTGGGGGATCCATCCCTGGGCGATCTACGGGCTGGTCGCGCTCGGACTGGCGTTTTACGCCTACAACCGGGGACTTCCCCTGACCTTCCGGTCGCTCTTTTGGCCCCTGCTCGGCGAGCGCATCTACGATTGGCCGGGACACCTCGTCGATACGCTCGCCGTGTTCGCGACGGTGTTCGGTCTCGCGACGTCGCTGGGGTTGGGAGCCCAACAGATCAACGCCGGCCTCAACATCATCTCGGAGGGATTCCTCCCGATGACCATCCCGGTCGAAACGTCCGTTCAGGTGGTACTCATCGCGGCCATCACGGCCTGTGCGGTCGTGTCGGTCTGGGCGGGTCTGGACAAGGGGGTCCGTCGCCTGAGTCAACTGAACGTCTACCTCATGTTCACTCTACTCGGGGCGATCGTGATCATCGGGCCGACGCTGTTCGTCTTCGATACGTTCGTCCAGACGCTTGGCTCGTATCTCAGCAGGCTCCCCGAACTGGCGTTCTGGACCGCGAGCTACGAAGGTGGCAGCGACGGCTGGCAGGCCGCGTGGACGATCTTCTACTGGGGCTGGTGGATCGCGTGGTCGCCGTTCGTCGGGATGTTCATCGCCCGGATATCGAAGGGACGGACCGTCCGCGAGTTCGTCCTCGCCGTGCTGATCCTGCCGGCGCTGTTCTCGTTCATCTGGATGTCGGCGTTCGGTGGCACGGCGCTGCATTTCGAACTGTTCACCGAGTCGTCGATCATCGCGGCGGTCCAGGAAAGCGAGGCGGTCGCGATGTTCGAACTGTTCGCGTTGTTGCCGCTGACGCTCGTGCTTTCGGTCGTAGCCATCGTCCTCGTCGTCTCCTTTTTCGTTACCTCCTCGGACTCGGGCTCGCTGGTGCTTGGCAGCATCACCGCCGGCGGGCAGGACGACGCCACCCGGAACCTGCGCGTCTCGTGGGCCGTCTTCGAGGGGATTCTGGCCGCCGTGTTGCTCATCGGGGGAGGCCTGAGCGCACTCCAGACCGCCTCGATCGCGACCGGGCTGCCCTTCGCCATCGTGTTGCTGTTCATCTGTTATACCCTCTGGATCGGGCTCAAAAGCGAACACCGGCTCCTCCAGTCCCGGGAGGTCGAACGGCGGATCCGGAGTATGGACGACGACGCGTTACCCGGATCGGAGTCCAACTCCGGGGCGGCTCCGACCGACGACGACTGA
- a CDS encoding universal stress protein, with amino-acid sequence MYDEILVPTDGGRKSKRAAEHAIELAAALDATVHALYVMDFPGAPRTPYIYGDEDEMKQEYREYGEDVTGEVHEMAAAADVECVTAIRQGSIHEGIINYAEREGVDLIVMVSGYRGRFGGILGTITERVVRGATVPVTSFRTGQVKRS; translated from the coding sequence ATGTACGACGAGATTTTGGTTCCAACCGACGGAGGACGGAAATCCAAGCGAGCAGCCGAGCACGCTATCGAACTCGCGGCCGCACTCGACGCGACAGTCCACGCGCTGTACGTCATGGACTTTCCGGGGGCCCCCCGGACGCCCTACATCTACGGGGACGAGGACGAGATGAAACAGGAGTACAGGGAATACGGGGAGGATGTCACCGGAGAAGTCCACGAGATGGCCGCAGCGGCCGATGTCGAGTGTGTCACCGCGATCAGGCAGGGATCGATACACGAGGGGATCATCAACTACGCCGAGAGGGAAGGGGTGGACCTGATCGTCATGGTGTCGGGGTACCGCGGCCGGTTCGGCGGGATTCTGGGAACGATCACCGAACGGGTCGTTCGTGGGGCGACCGTTCCGGTCACGTCGTTCCGAACGGGACAGGTCAAACGATCGTAA
- the solA gene encoding N-methyl-L-tryptophan oxidase → MTDHYDDIVIGVGGMGSATSYQLAKRGRDVLGLERYDIPHAMGSSHGVSRIIRLAYYEHPSYVPLIRRAYELWDEIQTRHGEQLLFETGSIDAAPEDDPLFEGSLRSCEEYDIDHEVLTGAEVNERYPGYDIPDEHMAVYQPNGGYVLSERAIVAHVMAAQNEGARIQARERATDWRPEGDGVRVTTDRGEYTADNLVIASGAWAAKHVEALDGLAIPQRQVLAWLQPQKPKQFMPENFPVWNLQVEEGRFYGLPTVKVPGFKFGRYMHREQDVDPDEMNRQPEPEDERLLREFAENHFPQGTGPTMQLATCMFTNTPDEHFVIDRHPEHPQVVFGAGFSGHGYKFASVIGEVLADLASDGRTDHPIDFLSLARFD, encoded by the coding sequence ATGACCGATCACTACGACGACATCGTCATCGGCGTCGGCGGCATGGGCAGTGCGACCAGCTACCAGCTCGCGAAGCGGGGGCGGGACGTCCTCGGACTCGAACGCTACGACATTCCCCACGCGATGGGGTCCTCACACGGCGTTTCGAGGATTATCCGGCTGGCGTACTACGAACACCCCTCGTACGTCCCGCTGATCCGGCGGGCCTACGAGCTCTGGGACGAGATCCAGACGCGCCACGGCGAGCAGCTGCTGTTCGAGACCGGTTCGATCGACGCCGCTCCCGAGGACGATCCCCTGTTCGAGGGATCGCTTCGTTCCTGCGAGGAGTACGACATCGACCACGAGGTACTCACCGGAGCGGAGGTCAACGAGCGCTATCCGGGCTACGACATCCCCGACGAGCACATGGCGGTCTACCAGCCGAACGGCGGCTACGTCCTTTCTGAGAGAGCGATCGTCGCTCACGTCATGGCGGCTCAAAATGAGGGTGCGCGGATCCAGGCCCGCGAGCGCGCCACCGACTGGAGGCCGGAGGGCGACGGGGTACGCGTCACGACCGACCGTGGCGAGTACACCGCCGACAACCTCGTGATCGCCTCGGGCGCGTGGGCCGCCAAACACGTCGAGGCCCTCGACGGGCTCGCGATCCCCCAGCGACAGGTGCTCGCCTGGCTCCAACCCCAGAAACCCAAGCAGTTCATGCCGGAGAACTTCCCGGTCTGGAACCTCCAGGTCGAGGAGGGTCGATTCTACGGGCTACCGACCGTCAAGGTGCCCGGGTTCAAGTTCGGCCGGTATATGCACCGCGAGCAGGACGTCGATCCCGACGAGATGAACCGCCAGCCCGAGCCAGAGGACGAGCGGCTCCTTCGGGAGTTCGCGGAGAACCACTTCCCACAGGGGACGGGCCCGACGATGCAGCTGGCGACCTGCATGTTCACGAACACTCCGGACGAGCACTTCGTCATCGACCGGCATCCCGAGCACCCACAGGTGGTCTTCGGCGCCGGATTTTCGGGGCACGGTTACAAGTTCGCGAGCGTCATCGGCGAGGTGCTGGCTGATCTAGCCAGCGACGGGCGGACCGACCACCCGATCGACTTCCTCTCGCTCGCCCGCTTCGACTGA
- a CDS encoding VOC family protein, which produces MTPSAHHVGVTVADLERAVEFYRDVLGLEVVDRFTVSGEAFGAAVGVEGATGNFVHLDADGARIELIEYEPEGEERAASNVNQPGATHVGLAVPDLDEFYESLSEEVESLSEPRTTESGTRILFVRDPEGALVELLEA; this is translated from the coding sequence ATGACCCCGTCTGCACACCACGTCGGCGTGACGGTCGCAGACCTCGAACGGGCCGTCGAGTTCTACCGGGACGTCCTCGGACTCGAGGTCGTCGACCGGTTTACCGTCTCGGGCGAGGCGTTCGGGGCGGCCGTCGGCGTCGAAGGGGCGACCGGGAACTTCGTCCATCTCGACGCCGACGGGGCCCGGATCGAGCTGATCGAGTACGAACCCGAGGGCGAGGAGCGTGCCGCTTCGAACGTGAACCAACCCGGTGCGACACACGTTGGTCTCGCCGTCCCGGATCTCGACGAGTTCTACGAGTCGCTCTCCGAGGAGGTCGAGAGCCTGAGCGAGCCACGGACGACCGAGAGCGGCACCCGGATCCTGTTCGTCCGCGATCCTGAAGGGGCCCTCGTCGAACTCCTCGAGGCGTAG